A portion of the Parcubacteria group bacterium genome contains these proteins:
- a CDS encoding UDP-N-acetylglucosamine--N-acetylmuramyl-(pentapeptide) pyrophosphoryl-undecaprenol N-acetylglucosamine transferase, producing MKIVFTGGGTAGHFYPLIAVAESLNTIAKEEKLVPPRLYYMSNNPFDEALLFDNSIAFKRISAGKLRTYFSLLNITDLFKTALGILVAIWKMFLIYPDVVISKGGYVSFPPVLAARILRIPVIVHESDSVPGRTNLWTGTFADRIAISWPEAAQYFKGDNVALTGQPVRRAIQTPAKEGAHEYLHLEEGRPVVLIWGGSQGAQIINKTILDTLPEILAEYQIIHQVGDANFEEVKNLANVIVKDDTLRVRYKPFGYLNTLALRMSAGAASLVISRAGSGLFEIAAWGLPSIIIPITESNGDHQRRNAFNYARSGACVVIEEKNLTPHVLVSEIKRLMQNEVERKRMGDAAKAFFLAGAEEKIAREAIRIALSHE from the coding sequence ATGAAGATCGTTTTTACAGGTGGTGGCACCGCAGGGCATTTTTATCCGCTTATTGCGGTCGCAGAATCGCTCAACACTATTGCAAAAGAAGAGAAGCTGGTCCCACCCCGGCTGTATTACATGTCAAACAACCCCTTTGACGAGGCGCTCTTGTTTGATAACAGTATTGCATTTAAGCGTATCTCCGCAGGTAAATTGAGGACTTATTTTTCGCTTTTGAATATCACTGACCTTTTTAAAACAGCATTGGGTATTCTTGTTGCGATTTGGAAGATGTTCCTTATCTACCCAGATGTTGTTATTTCAAAGGGTGGGTATGTAAGCTTTCCCCCGGTCTTGGCCGCACGCATTTTGCGCATCCCCGTCATTGTCCATGAGTCGGATTCTGTGCCGGGCAGAACCAATCTTTGGACAGGCACATTTGCAGATCGCATTGCTATTTCCTGGCCAGAGGCGGCCCAGTACTTCAAGGGAGATAATGTTGCTCTCACAGGCCAACCCGTGCGCCGTGCAATTCAAACCCCAGCAAAAGAGGGAGCTCACGAGTATTTGCATTTGGAAGAGGGGAGACCGGTTGTTCTCATTTGGGGGGGCTCACAGGGGGCGCAAATCATCAATAAAACCATTCTAGATACACTCCCTGAAATTTTGGCAGAGTATCAGATCATTCACCAAGTGGGAGATGCCAATTTTGAGGAAGTTAAAAATCTTGCAAATGTAATTGTAAAAGACGACACACTTCGAGTGCGGTACAAACCATTTGGGTATTTAAATACTCTGGCGCTTCGCATGAGTGCTGGGGCGGCATCCCTCGTCATTTCGCGAGCGGGTTCAGGTCTCTTTGAGATTGCAGCCTGGGGATTGCCCAGCATCATTATTCCCATAACGGAGTCAAACGGCGACCACCAACGACGGAATGCCTTTAACTATGCACGTTCTGGCGCTTGCGTTGTTATTGAGGAGAAAAACCTTACGCCGCACGTCCTCGTATCAGAGATTAAGCGACTCATGCAAAACGAAGTCGAACGGAAGAGGATGGGGGATGCGGCAAAGGCCTTTTTCCTGGCGGGGGCAGAGGAGAAGATAGCGCGCGAAGCGATCCGGATCGCCCTTTCGCATGAGTAA
- the gltX gene encoding glutamate--tRNA ligase has protein sequence MITRFAPSPTGSLHVGSARTALFNYLAARKYGGKMILRIEDTDRERSTKAFEEDILDGLKWLNLSHDEMYRQSERGDIYKKHVEKLLVSGAAYESEEEKEKGSGKVIRFRNPGTQVTFTDLVRGEISFDTTELGDFVIARSSTEPLYHLAVVIDDFESGVTHVIRGEDHISNTPRQILIQEALGAPRPIYVHIPLVLAPDRSKLSKRHGAMPVSEYGKLGYLPEALLNFLALLGWSPEKEGQEVFTLEQLVEQFSLERIHKSGAVFDVQKLDWINAEHIRKLSDVAFWDYAQAFFPKEITSLPQYSDDRLQKMAPVLRERIFKFGDIETLVSGGELRYFFEAPEYPNKEVLFWKGETQENTTQYLKDIVNILTEIPPASWNAEYVKGNVWDYATEKGRGSVLWPMRYALSGLAKSPDPFVLAHVFGKDETLKRLNTALVMLRS, from the coding sequence ATGATTACCCGATTTGCTCCGTCACCGACGGGCTCTTTACATGTCGGCAGTGCCCGGACGGCCCTCTTTAATTATCTTGCTGCGCGGAAGTATGGTGGGAAGATGATTTTGCGCATTGAAGATACTGATCGGGAGCGTTCGACCAAAGCGTTTGAAGAGGATATTTTGGACGGTCTCAAGTGGCTCAATCTTTCGCATGATGAGATGTACCGGCAGAGTGAGCGTGGGGATATATATAAAAAGCACGTGGAGAAGCTATTGGTAAGCGGAGCGGCGTATGAGTCAGAAGAAGAAAAAGAAAAGGGGAGCGGGAAAGTCATTCGATTTCGAAATCCGGGCACACAGGTAACGTTCACCGACCTTGTTCGTGGCGAGATATCATTTGATACCACAGAGCTTGGCGACTTTGTCATTGCTCGGAGTAGCACAGAACCGCTTTACCATCTCGCCGTGGTCATCGATGACTTTGAGTCAGGTGTAACGCACGTGATACGCGGAGAGGACCACATCTCAAATACTCCGCGACAAATCTTGATCCAAGAAGCACTCGGCGCCCCGCGACCTATCTATGTTCACATACCTCTCGTCCTTGCGCCCGATCGAAGTAAGCTCTCTAAACGTCATGGTGCTATGCCCGTTAGTGAATACGGGAAACTTGGGTATTTACCAGAAGCGCTCCTCAACTTTCTAGCACTCCTCGGCTGGTCTCCAGAGAAGGAAGGGCAAGAAGTGTTTACTCTCGAACAACTCGTAGAGCAATTTTCGCTCGAACGAATTCATAAAAGTGGAGCTGTTTTTGATGTTCAGAAACTCGATTGGATAAACGCCGAGCACATACGAAAACTTTCTGACGTGGCATTTTGGGATTATGCACAAGCGTTTTTCCCAAAAGAAATTACCTCACTTCCTCAATATAGCGATGATCGTCTGCAAAAAATGGCGCCAGTGTTACGGGAGCGCATCTTCAAGTTTGGGGACATCGAAACACTTGTAAGCGGGGGAGAGCTCCGGTATTTCTTTGAGGCTCCAGAATACCCAAATAAAGAAGTTTTGTTTTGGAAAGGAGAGACACAAGAAAACACAACACAATATCTAAAAGATATTGTCAACATCCTTACAGAAATACCGCCAGCAAGCTGGAATGCAGAGTATGTGAAGGGGAATGTGTGGGATTATGCAACAGAAAAGGGTAGAGGTTCTGTTTTGTGGCCCATGCGCTATGCTCTCTCTGGGCTCGCCAAATCACCAGACCCATTTGTGCTCGCGCATGTATTTGGAAAAGACGAAACGCTCAAACGACTTAATACCGCACTTGTAATGCTCAGGTCGTGA
- a CDS encoding peptidoglycan DD-metalloendopeptidase family protein has translation MRAINMKISVFLQRAAFLLLLVGGVISLSGTVFGQTTETLRSEIEKRNSLILELEKEIKGYESRLNALDKEAKTLQNTVGQIELTEKKLQTDIRLTEQRIAAASRNITTLTGEIEDKNAGIEKNSAAISEIVRRVHELESETLVEILLREDSFSVFWDTVESLGQLQANVHKTVKELQTLKVSLEEKRTLRTKEKEEHVSLAERLVDQKELETANRKSKLALLKETKNQESNYKKILSEKQALKEALEREIRDFESQIQLEIDPNSLPQIGALLRWPVDNVSITQYFGNTPFASQNPQVYNGGGHNGIDLRAPNGTIIRAAANGVVTDTGDTDRACDGASYGKWVLIRHYNNLSTLYAHLSLIRAEPGQEVKIGDVIGYSGNTGYSTGPHLHFTVYAASAVRVTDEYRSKVCGTYLKLPLSPRNGYLNPLSYLPGIR, from the coding sequence ATGAGGGCAATCAATATGAAGATATCCGTGTTTTTACAACGAGCCGCATTTCTCTTGCTTCTCGTCGGCGGGGTAATTTCTTTGAGTGGCACTGTCTTTGGCCAAACGACAGAGACGTTACGTTCCGAAATAGAAAAACGGAACTCTCTTATTCTCGAACTCGAAAAGGAAATCAAGGGATACGAGTCGCGTTTGAATGCACTTGATAAAGAGGCCAAGACACTTCAGAATACGGTGGGCCAAATAGAGTTGACGGAAAAAAAATTACAAACGGATATCCGTTTGACGGAGCAGCGTATAGCGGCGGCATCTCGAAACATTACGACCCTAACGGGGGAGATCGAGGACAAGAATGCCGGCATCGAGAAGAACAGCGCCGCCATCAGCGAGATTGTCCGCCGTGTTCATGAACTTGAGTCCGAGACCTTGGTCGAAATATTGCTTAGGGAAGATAGTTTTTCTGTGTTTTGGGATACCGTTGAGAGTCTCGGCCAACTCCAGGCCAACGTGCACAAAACTGTAAAAGAGCTACAAACACTCAAGGTTTCGCTCGAAGAGAAACGAACATTGCGGACAAAAGAAAAAGAGGAGCATGTTTCTTTGGCTGAGCGTCTTGTCGATCAAAAAGAATTGGAAACAGCAAACCGCAAATCGAAACTCGCGTTGCTGAAAGAGACCAAGAACCAAGAGTCCAACTACAAGAAGATACTCTCAGAAAAGCAGGCGCTTAAAGAGGCGCTCGAAAGAGAAATTCGAGATTTTGAATCTCAGATTCAGCTCGAGATTGACCCTAACTCCTTGCCGCAGATAGGCGCGCTTCTCCGCTGGCCGGTGGACAACGTTTCTATAACGCAATACTTCGGAAACACCCCGTTCGCAAGTCAGAACCCGCAAGTGTACAACGGTGGTGGGCATAACGGCATTGATCTCAGGGCTCCTAACGGCACTATTATACGCGCGGCGGCCAACGGAGTGGTCACTGACACCGGAGACACAGACAGGGCTTGCGACGGGGCTTCATACGGCAAATGGGTGCTTATACGGCACTACAACAATCTCTCAACGCTGTACGCGCACCTCTCACTCATTCGGGCCGAACCTGGGCAAGAAGTTAAGATTGGGGATGTCATTGGCTACAGTGGTAATACGGGGTATTCAACGGGGCCGCACCTGCACTTTACAGTCTATGCCGCCTCCGCGGTGCGGGTCACCGACGAATACCGAAGTAAGGTATGCGGGACCTACCTCAAGCTCCCACTTTCGCCAAGAAATGGGTATTTAAACCCGCTGTCGTACTTACCGGGAATACGTTAG